The following proteins come from a genomic window of Pseudomonas sp. WJP1:
- a CDS encoding tetratricopeptide repeat protein has product MPQSRRYLLISLCVLFAIGLAWMFLRSSTPVVPEAIKRGYTEALTAARNGQPGAARVLYQQLARPDISPKRRVWLHAELPNYPSSVALKLADADLQHEAPEVRIAAIKSISALVPSGQRSLLLGPLLDDGEQNVRLAAVNALLGLSPDDLGLYFGPLEQAIDAWQQVLKNAPESADNQYQLARLYLHNAQLKEAQQALEHSLRLDPGKLPALVMQIEVLDKQGQADVARQLLAKQLKAQPDSAYLQHALGLWLLHHGQSEFALLGLSKAVELEPNNKDYRYDLATTLHGEQELEAAQKQLQEIVQRHPNDRRARVLLVNYWKESGQLQNVQILLAQLEQMNPDDPALQQGL; this is encoded by the coding sequence ATGCCCCAGTCCCGCCGCTACCTGCTCATCAGCCTCTGCGTCCTGTTTGCCATCGGCCTTGCCTGGATGTTCCTGCGCAGCAGCACCCCGGTGGTGCCCGAAGCGATCAAGCGCGGTTACACCGAAGCGCTGACGGCAGCCCGCAACGGCCAACCGGGGGCCGCGCGGGTGCTCTACCAGCAATTGGCGCGCCCGGACATTTCGCCCAAGCGACGCGTCTGGCTGCATGCCGAACTGCCCAACTACCCCAGCTCCGTGGCGCTGAAGCTTGCGGATGCGGACTTGCAGCATGAGGCGCCCGAGGTCCGCATCGCAGCAATCAAAAGCATCAGCGCACTGGTGCCCAGCGGCCAGCGCAGCCTGTTGCTGGGGCCGTTGCTCGATGACGGCGAGCAGAACGTGCGACTGGCCGCCGTCAATGCGCTGCTGGGCTTGTCACCCGATGATCTTGGTCTCTATTTCGGTCCTCTGGAGCAGGCCATCGACGCCTGGCAGCAGGTGTTGAAAAACGCGCCTGAAAGCGCCGACAACCAGTACCAGCTGGCGCGGCTGTACCTGCACAACGCCCAATTGAAAGAGGCGCAACAGGCGCTCGAACACTCGTTGCGCCTCGATCCTGGCAAGCTGCCGGCGCTGGTGATGCAGATCGAGGTACTGGACAAACAGGGCCAGGCCGACGTTGCCCGCCAACTGTTGGCCAAACAGCTCAAGGCCCAGCCCGACTCGGCCTATCTGCAACATGCGCTGGGGCTCTGGTTGCTGCATCACGGCCAAAGCGAATTCGCCCTGCTCGGTTTATCCAAGGCCGTGGAGCTTGAGCCGAACAACAAGGATTACCGCTACGACCTGGCCACCACGCTGCATGGCGAACAGGAGCTGGAAGCGGCGCAGAAACAGCTGCAGGAAATCGTCCAGCGCCATCCGAACGATCGTCGGGCACGGGTGTTGCTGGTCAATTACTGGAAAGAAAGCGGACAGTTGCAGAACGTGCAGATACTGCTGGCGCAGCTTGAGCAAATGAATCCGGATGATCCGGCCCTGCAGCAAGGGCTATAA
- a CDS encoding ATPase domain-containing protein: protein MTTSNELTSVKAATGIDGLDDILDGGLSRGHVFLLEGEPGTGKTTVALHFLLAGAQAGERSLYITLSETERELRQGARSHGWELDDNVHIFELTPPESLLTAEHQQSLLYSSDLELGEATKQIFEVVERVRPTRVVLDSLSEIRLLAQSSLRYRRQILAIKHYFVRYEATVLLLDDLTTESLDKTVHSVAHGVIRLEELTPNYGAERRRVRVVKYRGQKYRGGFHDFTIMGNGVHVFPRLVAAEHRGDYLRQQLTSGIREMDALLGGGIETGSSTLILGPAGTGKSLISMIFAAAAVSRGEKAALFIFDEELGLLFARMKNIGIDLSALQDSGNLLIEQVDAAELSPGEFSHRVRRCVDEGDIKTVVIDSINGYQAAMPEENALVLHMHELLLYLNRKGAATFMTVAQHGLVGDMQAPVDITYLADTVILLRYFEALGKVRRAISIIKKRTGSHESTIREYKISANGMTIGEPLETFQGVLRGVPTYLGASNPLLGDTP from the coding sequence TTGACTACATCCAACGAGTTGACCAGCGTAAAAGCCGCCACAGGAATTGATGGTCTCGATGACATCCTCGATGGCGGACTGTCCCGCGGCCATGTGTTTTTGCTTGAGGGCGAACCCGGAACCGGCAAAACCACGGTCGCCCTGCACTTTTTGCTGGCCGGCGCCCAAGCCGGCGAGCGCTCGTTGTACATCACCCTGTCCGAAACCGAACGCGAATTGCGCCAGGGTGCGCGCTCCCATGGCTGGGAGCTGGACGATAACGTGCATATCTTCGAACTGACGCCCCCCGAAAGCCTGCTGACCGCCGAGCACCAGCAATCGCTGTTGTACTCCTCGGACCTGGAACTGGGTGAGGCCACCAAACAGATTTTTGAAGTGGTCGAACGCGTCAGGCCCACCCGCGTTGTGCTCGACAGCCTCTCCGAGATTCGCCTGCTGGCGCAAAGCTCGCTGCGCTACCGTCGGCAGATTCTCGCCATCAAGCACTATTTCGTGCGCTACGAGGCCACGGTGCTGCTGCTCGATGACCTGACCACCGAATCTTTGGACAAGACCGTGCACAGCGTGGCCCACGGCGTGATTCGCCTGGAGGAACTGACACCCAACTATGGCGCCGAGCGCCGACGCGTTCGTGTGGTGAAATACCGTGGCCAGAAGTACCGCGGCGGCTTTCATGATTTCACCATCATGGGCAACGGCGTACACGTGTTCCCGCGCCTGGTGGCCGCCGAGCACCGCGGCGACTACCTGCGACAACAGTTGACCAGCGGCATCCGCGAAATGGACGCGCTGCTCGGCGGCGGTATCGAGACGGGCTCCAGCACGCTGATCCTCGGCCCGGCGGGCACCGGCAAGTCACTGATCTCGATGATTTTCGCCGCTGCGGCCGTGAGCCGAGGCGAAAAAGCCGCACTGTTCATCTTCGATGAAGAGCTTGGCCTGCTGTTCGCACGCATGAAGAACATCGGGATCGACTTGAGTGCGCTGCAAGACAGCGGCAATTTATTGATCGAGCAAGTGGACGCCGCTGAACTGTCCCCCGGCGAGTTCTCCCATCGGGTGCGTCGCTGCGTCGATGAGGGCGACATCAAGACCGTGGTGATCGACAGTATCAACGGTTACCAAGCGGCGATGCCGGAAGAAAACGCCCTGGTGCTACACATGCACGAGCTGCTGCTGTACCTCAATCGCAAAGGCGCAGCGACCTTCATGACTGTCGCCCAGCATGGCCTGGTCGGTGACATGCAGGCCCCGGTGGACATCACCTACCTGGCCGATACGGTCATTCTGTTGCGCTACTTCGAAGCCCTGGGCAAGGTAAGGCGAGCCATTTCCATCATCAAGAAACGCACCGGCAGCCATGAATCGACCATCCGCGAATACAAGATCAGCGCCAACGGCATGACCATCGGCGAACCGCTGGAAACCTTCCAGGGCGTATTGCGCGGTGTCCCGACCTACCTGGGCGCGAGCAATCCCCTGCTCGGGGATACACCGTGA
- a CDS encoding FUSC family protein, which translates to MQALLHYFKAMLNPGRGVLLFALRTIAAGLLTLYLAFVFDLEQPKWSIMAVVIISQPLAGMVLARSFGQVIGTTLGAAVAVLIMAIFPQAPLPFIMTLSLWLALCTAGGTLLRYTSSQAFVLSGYTAVVVGLLAVPDQDGTFLLAVTRVTETLLAVACVCVVSLLTARPEAVAKEYFDRIDQVIKLLATHASAVIRTEENEADFHRRQMQLLGQISALEGVRRHLYYDAPRLRSADDLVQLLGNQLVLLTARLTALRHQRELLLERWEGEIPGEIRQLLDEELALLDELARQGRSMPGEQRRQFAALQTRFDALAYRSEQLIEPFKATLRSLSWSLRWEQARMLQQLETILELSDVIQSGRKASSVFRGQANPLHLDFTLATMNAIRAYCALMVAGLIWIETGWDGARGGMVVVGILCSLMATFPRPLLAAQSYARGLALALVLSSVLQFALVPMISSFELLALLLAPLLYAVAVGLYSPATTGTGIGLGLMTCLLLGPQNTGIGQNSAIQWFEFAGAYLCAATLALSVYALIFPFRPVLRMRRLFKENCEQVYALLKTPATDENQFAFESRMVDRLTMMLGLLPALQDKPSRDLFDVSLGCMALGIALNQLRQQGQNNTLLSAQLQSRLFATVRETGRLVAGRPDIEVNAVLGRLHALGDELDALHSSVHQHLWSVFRMRVALLIVVSFLERHRGHFEPATLQGVPELAH; encoded by the coding sequence ATGCAAGCGCTGCTGCATTACTTCAAGGCGATGCTCAACCCCGGGCGCGGGGTGCTGCTGTTCGCCTTGAGAACCATCGCGGCCGGGCTGTTGACCCTGTACCTTGCGTTTGTATTCGACCTCGAGCAGCCCAAGTGGTCGATCATGGCCGTGGTCATCATCAGTCAACCCTTGGCCGGCATGGTGCTGGCCCGCAGTTTCGGCCAGGTCATCGGCACCACCCTGGGGGCGGCGGTGGCCGTGCTGATCATGGCGATCTTCCCCCAGGCGCCGCTGCCTTTCATCATGACCTTGTCCCTGTGGCTGGCGCTGTGCACCGCCGGTGGCACTTTGTTGCGCTATACCAGTTCCCAGGCCTTTGTCCTCAGCGGCTATACGGCCGTGGTCGTGGGACTGCTGGCGGTGCCCGATCAGGATGGCACCTTCCTGCTGGCCGTGACCCGCGTGACCGAGACGCTGCTGGCGGTAGCCTGCGTCTGCGTGGTCAGCCTGCTGACCGCGCGCCCTGAGGCCGTGGCCAAGGAGTATTTCGACCGGATCGACCAGGTGATCAAGTTGCTGGCGACCCACGCCAGCGCCGTTATCCGCACCGAGGAAAACGAAGCCGACTTCCACCGTCGGCAAATGCAGTTGCTGGGGCAGATCAGTGCGCTGGAGGGGGTACGCCGGCATCTGTATTACGACGCGCCGCGTTTGCGCAGCGCCGACGACCTGGTGCAGTTGCTCGGCAACCAACTGGTGCTGCTGACGGCAAGGCTCACTGCCTTGCGCCATCAACGCGAACTGTTGCTCGAACGCTGGGAAGGCGAGATACCCGGGGAAATACGGCAGTTGCTCGACGAAGAACTGGCCTTGCTCGATGAACTGGCCCGGCAGGGGCGCTCGATGCCTGGCGAGCAGCGGCGCCAGTTTGCTGCGTTGCAAACGCGTTTCGATGCACTGGCGTACCGCTCGGAGCAACTGATCGAACCCTTCAAGGCCACCCTGCGCTCGCTGTCCTGGTCGTTGCGCTGGGAACAGGCGCGCATGCTGCAGCAGCTTGAAACGATTCTGGAATTGAGCGACGTGATCCAGAGCGGGCGCAAGGCCAGCAGCGTTTTTCGCGGCCAGGCCAACCCTTTGCACCTGGATTTCACCCTGGCGACGATGAATGCCATCCGCGCTTACTGCGCACTGATGGTGGCCGGGCTGATCTGGATCGAAACCGGATGGGACGGCGCCCGGGGCGGGATGGTCGTGGTGGGGATTCTTTGTTCGCTGATGGCGACGTTTCCCCGGCCACTGCTGGCCGCCCAGAGCTATGCCCGGGGGCTGGCGCTGGCACTGGTGTTGTCGTCGGTGCTGCAGTTTGCGCTGGTGCCGATGATCAGCAGTTTCGAACTCCTGGCGCTGCTGCTGGCGCCCTTGCTGTATGCCGTCGCCGTGGGGTTGTACAGCCCGGCCACGACGGGCACGGGGATTGGCCTGGGGCTGATGACGTGCCTGTTGTTGGGCCCGCAAAACACCGGCATCGGGCAAAACAGTGCCATTCAGTGGTTCGAGTTTGCCGGCGCTTATTTGTGCGCCGCGACACTGGCCTTGAGTGTCTATGCCTTGATCTTCCCCTTCCGGCCTGTGCTGCGGATGCGCCGGTTGTTCAAGGAGAATTGCGAGCAGGTCTACGCCTTGCTGAAAACCCCGGCCACCGATGAAAACCAGTTTGCCTTCGAGAGCCGCATGGTCGACCGCCTGACCATGATGTTGGGACTGTTGCCCGCCCTCCAGGACAAGCCATCGCGTGACCTGTTCGACGTCAGCCTGGGGTGCATGGCGTTGGGCATCGCCTTGAACCAGCTGCGGCAACAGGGACAGAACAACACATTGCTCAGTGCGCAGTTGCAAAGTCGATTGTTCGCCACGGTACGCGAAACCGGGAGGCTGGTGGCCGGCCGGCCCGACATTGAAGTGAACGCTGTGCTCGGTCGCCTGCACGCCTTGGGCGATGAACTGGACGCGCTGCATTCCAGTGTTCATCAACACCTCTGGTCGGTGTTTCGCATGCGCGTGGCGCTGTTGATCGTGGTGTCGTTCCTGGAACGCCACCGTGGCCACTTCGAACCCGCCACTTTGCAAGGAGTACCCGAGCTTGCCCATTGA
- a CDS encoding HlyD family efflux transporter periplasmic adaptor subunit, with the protein MKKILAHLTTVAVVVLAFVLGWFAWEHYTRAPWTRDARVRADVVTLSADVAGRIVSLGVQDNQHVEKGQLLLEIDPSRYALAVEHAKRSVEVAKASLGQSEATIVASQALLRQRQSEERRRRTLKERSAISGEEWEKSSTDVSVAQADLLRNQANLGFAQANVQLAIAALAEAEHDLERTRVVSPVSGYVTNLLTRQGDYATAGGPLVALVDSDSFYVSGYFEETKLPRIGEGDRVDIELMSGERFGGTVQSIAFAIADRENLPGGRLLANINPSYTWVKLAQRVPVRIRIDADYAGKDKLRAGTTATVTVQENR; encoded by the coding sequence GTGAAGAAGATCCTTGCCCATCTCACTACGGTGGCGGTGGTGGTGCTGGCTTTCGTGCTCGGTTGGTTTGCCTGGGAGCACTACACCCGCGCCCCCTGGACCCGCGATGCACGGGTGCGGGCCGACGTGGTGACATTGTCCGCCGATGTCGCGGGACGCATCGTCAGCCTCGGTGTGCAGGATAACCAGCATGTGGAGAAGGGTCAGTTGCTGCTGGAAATCGATCCTTCACGCTACGCCCTGGCGGTGGAGCACGCCAAGCGTTCGGTGGAAGTGGCCAAGGCCTCACTGGGGCAGTCCGAAGCGACCATCGTTGCCAGCCAGGCGTTGCTGCGCCAGCGGCAGAGCGAGGAGCGGCGCCGGCGCACCCTCAAGGAGCGCTCGGCCATTTCTGGTGAAGAGTGGGAAAAATCCAGCACCGATGTCTCGGTGGCCCAGGCCGACTTGCTACGCAACCAGGCAAACCTGGGGTTTGCCCAGGCCAACGTGCAACTGGCCATTGCCGCCTTGGCCGAGGCCGAACACGACCTGGAACGCACCCGCGTCGTATCGCCGGTCAGCGGCTATGTCACCAATCTGCTGACCCGCCAGGGCGACTACGCGACCGCAGGCGGCCCGCTGGTGGCACTGGTGGACAGCGATTCGTTTTACGTCAGCGGCTATTTCGAAGAAACCAAATTGCCGCGGATCGGGGAGGGTGACCGGGTCGACATCGAGTTGATGAGTGGCGAACGATTTGGCGGCACCGTGCAAAGCATCGCCTTCGCCATTGCCGACCGGGAAAACCTGCCGGGCGGGCGTTTGCTGGCCAACATCAACCCCAGCTACACCTGGGTCAAACTGGCGCAGCGGGTGCCGGTGCGGATACGGATCGATGCCGACTACGCCGGTAAAGACAAATTGCGCGCCGGTACAACCGCCACAGTGACTGTCCAGGAAAACCGCTAA
- a CDS encoding efflux RND transporter permease subunit: MNFSQFFISRPIFAAVLSLLILIAGAISLFQLPISEYPEVVPPTVVVRANFPGANPKVIGETVAAPLEQAITGVENMLYMSSQSTADGKITLTITFALGTDLDNAQVQVQNRVTRTEPKLPEEVTRIGITVDKASPDLTMVVHLTSPDKRYDMLYLSNYAILNIKDELARLGGVGDVQLFGMGDYSLRVWLDPNKTASRNLTATDVVNAIREQNRQVAAGALGAPPAPNAQSFQLSVNTQGRLVSEEEFENIIIRSGDDGEITRLKDIARVELGSSQYALRSLLNNQPAVAIPIFQRPGSNAIEISNEVRAKMAELKKSFPEGMDFSIVYDPTIFVRGSIEAVVHTLFEALILVVLVVILFLQTWRASIIPLVAVPVSLIGTFAVMHLFGFSLNALSLFGLVLAIGIVVDDAIVVVENVERNIELGLTPVEATKRAMREVTGPIIATALVLCAVFVPAAFISGLTGQFYKQFALTIAISTVISAFNSLTLSPALAAVLLKGHDAPKDRFSKVLDKMFGGWLFRPFNRFFEKASHGYVGTVARVIRSSGIALLLYAGLMVLTFFGFSSTPTGFVPGQDKQYLVAFAQLPDAASLDRTEDVIKRMSDLALKQPGVESAVAFPGLSINGFTNSPNAGIVFVTLKPFDERKDPSMSAGAIAGALNGQFAGIQEAYMAIFPPPPVQGLGTIGGFRLQIEDRGNLGYEELYKETMNVIAKSHNVPELAGLFTSYTVNVPQVDAAIDREKAKTHGVAVSDIFDTLQIYLGSLYANDFNRFGRTYQVNVQAEQQFRLESDQIGQLKVRNNKGEMIPLATFIKVSDTSGPDRVMHYNGFITAEINGAAAPGYSSGQAEKAIEKLLKEELPNGMTYEWTDLTYQQILSGNTALFVFPLCVLLAFLVLAAQYESWSLPLAVILIVPMTLLSAITGVIASGGDNNIFTQIGLIVLVGLACKNAILIVEFAKDKQEEGLSPLAAVLEACRLRLRPILMTSFAFIMGVVPLVFSSGAGAEMRHAMGVAVFSGMLGVTFFGLLLTPVFYVLIRNFVERGQARKAARALKLESH, from the coding sequence ATGAATTTTTCCCAATTCTTCATTTCACGGCCGATCTTCGCCGCGGTGCTGTCGCTGCTGATCCTGATCGCCGGCGCCATCTCGCTGTTCCAGCTGCCGATCAGCGAATACCCGGAAGTGGTGCCGCCGACCGTGGTGGTGCGCGCCAACTTCCCGGGGGCCAACCCCAAAGTCATCGGTGAAACCGTGGCCGCTCCCCTGGAGCAAGCGATTACCGGCGTCGAGAACATGCTGTACATGTCCTCGCAGTCGACCGCCGACGGCAAGATCACCCTGACCATCACCTTCGCCCTGGGCACCGACCTGGACAACGCCCAGGTGCAGGTGCAGAACCGCGTGACCCGCACCGAGCCGAAACTTCCCGAGGAAGTGACGCGCATCGGTATCACCGTGGACAAGGCGTCGCCCGACCTGACGATGGTCGTGCACTTGACCTCGCCGGACAAACGCTACGACATGCTGTACCTGTCCAACTACGCGATTCTGAATATCAAGGATGAGCTGGCGCGCCTGGGCGGTGTCGGTGATGTGCAGCTGTTCGGCATGGGCGACTATTCGCTGCGTGTGTGGCTCGATCCGAACAAGACCGCTTCGCGCAACCTGACCGCTACCGATGTGGTCAACGCCATCCGTGAACAGAACCGCCAGGTGGCAGCCGGTGCACTGGGCGCGCCACCTGCGCCGAATGCGCAAAGCTTTCAGTTGTCGGTGAACACCCAGGGCCGTCTGGTCAGTGAGGAGGAGTTCGAGAACATCATCATTCGCTCTGGCGACGATGGTGAAATCACCCGCCTGAAAGACATCGCTCGCGTTGAACTGGGTTCCAGCCAGTACGCCTTGCGTTCCTTGCTCAACAACCAGCCGGCGGTGGCGATCCCGATCTTCCAGCGCCCTGGCTCCAACGCGATCGAGATCTCCAACGAAGTTCGGGCGAAAATGGCCGAGCTGAAGAAGAGCTTCCCCGAAGGGATGGATTTCAGCATCGTCTACGACCCGACGATCTTCGTGCGCGGCTCGATCGAGGCGGTGGTCCACACCCTGTTTGAAGCGCTGATTCTCGTTGTCCTGGTAGTGATCCTGTTCCTGCAGACCTGGCGCGCCTCTATCATTCCATTGGTGGCCGTGCCGGTATCGCTGATCGGTACCTTTGCCGTGATGCATCTGTTCGGCTTCTCGTTGAACGCCCTGTCGCTGTTTGGCCTGGTACTGGCGATCGGTATCGTGGTGGACGATGCGATCGTGGTGGTGGAGAACGTCGAGCGCAATATCGAGCTCGGGCTGACCCCGGTCGAAGCCACCAAGCGCGCCATGCGCGAAGTGACCGGCCCTATTATTGCCACGGCGCTGGTGCTGTGTGCGGTGTTTGTTCCGGCAGCATTCATCTCCGGGTTGACTGGACAGTTCTACAAGCAGTTCGCCCTGACCATTGCGATTTCGACGGTGATCTCGGCCTTCAACTCCCTGACCCTGTCGCCGGCCCTGGCCGCTGTGTTGCTCAAGGGCCATGACGCGCCGAAAGACCGTTTCTCCAAGGTCCTGGACAAGATGTTCGGTGGCTGGTTGTTCCGTCCGTTCAACCGCTTCTTCGAAAAGGCCAGCCATGGTTATGTAGGCACCGTTGCCCGCGTGATCCGCTCCAGCGGCATTGCCCTGCTGCTGTACGCCGGCCTGATGGTGCTGACGTTCTTCGGTTTCTCCAGCACCCCGACCGGTTTCGTACCCGGCCAGGACAAGCAATACCTGGTGGCGTTTGCGCAATTGCCGGATGCGGCCAGCCTGGACCGTACCGAAGACGTGATCAAGCGCATGTCCGACCTGGCCCTGAAACAGCCTGGCGTGGAAAGCGCGGTGGCCTTCCCTGGCCTGTCGATCAACGGCTTCACCAACAGCCCGAACGCCGGCATCGTGTTCGTGACCCTCAAGCCGTTCGACGAACGTAAAGACCCGAGCATGTCCGCCGGTGCGATCGCCGGTGCCTTGAACGGCCAGTTCGCCGGGATCCAGGAAGCCTACATGGCGATCTTCCCGCCGCCACCGGTACAAGGCCTGGGCACCATCGGCGGTTTCCGCCTGCAGATCGAAGACCGGGGCAACCTGGGCTACGAAGAACTGTACAAGGAAACCATGAACGTCATCGCCAAGAGCCACAACGTGCCGGAACTGGCCGGCCTGTTCACCAGCTACACGGTGAACGTGCCCCAGGTCGATGCCGCCATCGACCGGGAAAAAGCCAAGACCCACGGCGTGGCTGTCAGCGACATCTTCGACACCCTGCAGATTTACCTGGGTTCGCTGTATGCCAACGACTTCAACCGCTTCGGTCGCACCTATCAGGTCAACGTCCAGGCCGAGCAGCAGTTCCGCCTCGAATCCGACCAGATCGGCCAACTCAAGGTGCGCAACAACAAGGGCGAGATGATCCCGCTGGCGACCTTCATCAAGGTCAGCGACACCTCGGGGCCGGATCGCGTGATGCACTACAACGGCTTCATCACTGCTGAAATCAACGGTGCCGCAGCCCCGGGCTACAGCTCCGGCCAGGCGGAAAAAGCCATCGAGAAACTGCTCAAGGAAGAACTCCCCAACGGCATGACCTACGAATGGACCGACCTGACCTACCAGCAGATCCTGTCCGGCAACACCGCGCTGTTCGTGTTCCCGCTCTGCGTGCTGCTGGCGTTCCTGGTGCTGGCGGCGCAGTACGAAAGCTGGAGCCTGCCACTGGCGGTGATCCTGATCGTACCGATGACCCTGCTGTCGGCCATTACCGGTGTGATTGCTTCGGGAGGCGACAACAACATCTTCACCCAGATCGGCTTGATCGTGCTGGTGGGACTTGCTTGTAAGAACGCGATCCTGATCGTCGAGTTTGCCAAGGATAAGCAGGAAGAAGGCCTGAGCCCGCTGGCTGCAGTACTGGAAGCCTGCCGCCTGCGTCTGCGGCCGATCCTGATGACTTCCTTTGCGTTCATCATGGGTGTGGTGCCCCTGGTGTTCTCCAGCGGTGCCGGTGCCGAGATGCGTCATGCCATGGGTGTGGCGGTGTTCTCCGGGATGCTCGGGGTGACCTTCTTCGGTCTGCTGTTGACGCCGGTGTTCTACGTATTGATTCGCAACTTTGTCGAGCGTGGTCAAGCGCGCAAAGCCGCCCGTGCCCTGAAGCTGGAGTCGCATTGA
- a CDS encoding efflux transporter outer membrane subunit yields MSLKAFLPSLLVLALSACAVGPDYKTQALEPANITTATAGAAGQKNFDRSRFEGIWWQQFEDPTLNQLVTESLKGNRDLRVAFARWKAARAIRDDVSNDAMPTITSRVSSDLGKGQIPGETTDRVNSERYDLGLDMAWEIDLFGRIQRNLESANAEQQALEADLYQLQVTMIAELVDAYGQLRGAQLREKIALANLNNQQESRKITISLRDAGVGDQLDVERADARLASVEASVPQLQAEQVRQKNRIATLLGQRPDKLAVDLSPKDLPAIAKALPIGDPAELLQRRPDILSAERKLASATARIGVAKADLFPRVSLSGFLGWTAGRGSQIGSSAANAWALGPSITWAAFDLGSVKARIRGADADAEGALATYEQQVLLALEESENAFSDYGKRQQRLISLIRQSESSRSAADLAEIRYREGTADFLVLLDAQRERLAAEDTQAQAEVDLYRGIVAIYKALGGGWQPETIASK; encoded by the coding sequence ATGAGTTTGAAAGCTTTCCTGCCGAGCCTGCTGGTACTGGCGCTAAGCGCCTGTGCCGTCGGCCCGGACTATAAAACCCAAGCCCTTGAACCGGCCAACATCACCACGGCCACGGCGGGCGCAGCCGGCCAGAAAAACTTCGACCGCTCGCGTTTCGAAGGCATCTGGTGGCAACAGTTCGAAGATCCGACCCTCAACCAGTTGGTGACCGAATCCCTCAAGGGCAACCGTGATCTGCGCGTCGCCTTCGCTCGCTGGAAGGCGGCCCGGGCGATCCGCGATGACGTCAGCAATGACGCCATGCCGACCATCACCAGCCGGGTCAGCAGTGACCTGGGCAAAGGGCAAATTCCCGGCGAGACCACCGATCGGGTCAACAGCGAGCGCTACGACCTGGGGCTGGACATGGCCTGGGAGATCGACCTGTTTGGCCGCATCCAGCGCAACCTGGAATCGGCGAATGCCGAGCAACAGGCGCTTGAAGCTGATCTATATCAGCTGCAGGTGACCATGATTGCCGAACTGGTGGACGCCTATGGCCAGCTACGCGGTGCACAACTGCGAGAAAAGATCGCCCTGGCCAACCTGAACAACCAGCAGGAGTCGCGCAAGATCACCATCAGCCTGCGTGATGCCGGCGTCGGCGATCAACTCGATGTGGAACGTGCCGATGCTCGCCTGGCATCGGTCGAAGCCAGCGTGCCGCAATTGCAGGCCGAACAGGTGCGGCAGAAAAACCGCATCGCCACCCTCCTGGGCCAGCGCCCGGACAAGTTGGCCGTGGACCTGAGCCCCAAAGACTTGCCGGCGATTGCCAAGGCCTTGCCGATTGGTGATCCCGCCGAGCTGCTGCAACGCCGTCCGGACATCCTCAGCGCCGAGCGCAAACTGGCGTCGGCCACGGCGCGTATCGGCGTGGCCAAGGCTGACCTGTTTCCACGGGTGAGCCTCAGCGGCTTCCTCGGCTGGACCGCCGGACGTGGCTCGCAAATCGGTTCCTCGGCGGCCAACGCCTGGGCACTGGGCCCGAGCATCACCTGGGCCGCGTTTGACCTGGGCAGTGTAAAAGCCCGCATTCGCGGGGCCGACGCCGATGCCGAAGGCGCCCTGGCGACCTACGAGCAGCAGGTGTTGCTGGCCCTGGAAGAATCGGAAAACGCCTTCAGCGACTACGGCAAACGCCAGCAACGGCTGATTTCGCTGATTCGTCAGAGCGAATCGAGCCGCTCCGCTGCCGACCTCGCCGAGATCCGCTACCGCGAAGGCACCGCCGACTTCCTCGTGCTGCTCGATGCCCAGCGCGAGCGCCTGGCGGCAGAAGACACCCAGGCCCAGGCCGAAGTCGACCTGTATCGCGGCATCGTCGCGATCTACAAGGCCCTCGGTGGCGGCTGGCAACCGGAGACAATTGCTAGCAAGTAA
- a CDS encoding DUF1656 domain-containing protein, translating into MPIDLEIGGVYLPPIAQALLLGVPVFLVLDWILRRLGVLQFVWHEALFEGALYVCVCATLILVMGA; encoded by the coding sequence TTGCCCATTGATCTGGAAATAGGCGGCGTCTACTTGCCGCCGATCGCCCAGGCGTTGCTGCTGGGGGTGCCGGTTTTCCTGGTGCTGGACTGGATTCTGCGGCGTCTGGGCGTGTTGCAGTTCGTCTGGCATGAAGCCTTGTTCGAAGGTGCGTTGTACGTCTGCGTGTGCGCGACGTTGATCCTGGTGATGGGAGCCTGA